The Aeromicrobium senzhongii genome includes a window with the following:
- a CDS encoding sigma-70 family RNA polymerase sigma factor, with amino-acid sequence MYLSEIARTPLLDAEREVELSRTIEAGLFARHLLEAGRVGRAKGGAPKRATREELEWIAEEGDRAVQEFVQANLRLVVSIARKYGRAQMPMLDLIQEGNTGLIRAVEKFDYAKGFKFSTYATWWVRQAITRGVAQQARVVRLPVHVVEELNQVSGARRNLERQLGYDPDPAEIAAELDMEVERVIDLLAWGRDHVSLDSPVDEDGDTSLGDLIARDSSPGPDLAMLDHDARDQLLALVDRLDDREADIVKARYGLLDGRQQKLADIGKRHGISAERVRQVERQAIARLREIADPELAA; translated from the coding sequence ATGTACCTGTCCGAGATCGCGCGCACCCCGCTGCTCGACGCCGAGCGCGAGGTCGAACTGAGCCGCACGATCGAGGCTGGGCTGTTCGCCCGCCATCTGCTCGAGGCCGGCCGCGTCGGCCGGGCCAAGGGCGGAGCCCCGAAGCGCGCGACCCGTGAGGAACTGGAGTGGATCGCCGAGGAGGGCGACCGCGCCGTGCAGGAGTTCGTGCAGGCGAACCTGCGTCTCGTCGTGTCGATCGCGCGCAAGTACGGCCGCGCCCAGATGCCGATGCTCGACCTCATCCAGGAGGGCAACACCGGCCTGATCCGTGCGGTCGAGAAGTTCGACTACGCCAAGGGCTTCAAGTTCTCGACGTACGCCACGTGGTGGGTCCGTCAGGCCATCACCCGTGGTGTCGCACAGCAGGCCCGCGTCGTGCGCCTGCCCGTGCACGTCGTCGAGGAGCTGAACCAGGTCTCCGGCGCTCGTCGCAACCTCGAGCGTCAGCTGGGCTACGACCCGGATCCGGCCGAGATCGCCGCCGAGCTCGACATGGAGGTCGAGCGGGTCATCGACCTGCTCGCGTGGGGTCGCGACCACGTCAGCCTCGACTCCCCCGTGGACGAGGACGGCGACACCAGCCTGGGCGACCTGATCGCCCGTGACAGCTCGCCGGGCCCCGACCTGGCGATGCTCGACCACGACGCCCGTGACCAGCTGTTGGCCCTCGTCGATCGTCTCGACGACCGCGAGGCCGACATCGTCAAGGCCCGCTACGGCCTGCTGGACGGCCGTCAGCAGAAGCTGGCCGACATCGGCAAGCGCCACGGCATCTCCGCCGAGCGCGTGCGTCAGGTGGAGCGCCAGGCGATCGCGCGACTGCGAGAGATCGCCGATCCCGAACTGGCCGCCTAG
- the coaE gene encoding dephospho-CoA kinase — MPRARRVGLTGGIASGKSTVSARLAELGAVVIDYDRLARDVVEPGSPALDQIAARFGADVIAPDGTLVRPALGAIVFADPSALKDLEAITHPAIRDLAAAREQGAGPDAIVVHDNPLLVEMGAAAACDVVIVVDVPEQLQIDRMVRDRQMTEQDARARIAAQASREERLAVADVVIENTGTLEQLSARIDEVWKDLVEPSAR, encoded by the coding sequence GTGCCGAGAGCACGGCGCGTCGGGCTGACCGGCGGCATCGCGTCGGGCAAGAGCACCGTCAGTGCTCGGTTGGCCGAGCTCGGAGCCGTCGTCATCGACTACGACCGCCTCGCGCGCGACGTCGTCGAGCCCGGCAGCCCCGCCCTGGACCAGATCGCCGCCCGGTTCGGCGCTGACGTGATCGCGCCAGACGGCACCCTCGTGCGCCCGGCGCTCGGCGCGATCGTGTTCGCCGACCCGTCGGCGCTGAAGGACCTCGAGGCCATCACCCACCCGGCGATCCGCGACCTGGCCGCCGCCCGTGAGCAGGGGGCCGGGCCCGACGCGATCGTCGTCCACGACAACCCATTGCTGGTCGAGATGGGCGCCGCCGCTGCCTGCGACGTCGTGATCGTCGTCGACGTCCCCGAGCAGCTCCAGATCGACCGCATGGTCCGCGACCGTCAGATGACCGAGCAGGACGCCCGGGCGCGCATCGCCGCCCAGGCGTCGCGCGAGGAGCGCCTGGCCGTCGCCGACGTCGTCATCGAGAACACCGGCACCCTGGAACAACTGAGCGCCCGGATCGACGAGGTCTGGAAGGACCTGGTCGAGCCGAGCGCTCGCTGA
- a CDS encoding SH3 domain-containing protein — translation MTQTSKPGRRRKPVVRDPWYVRARKHTAIATGVASLGVAAVASLGTSSVTVADATHVSHTTSESAPAGSGDIVTEALDGAAPVRTSRSSAERAPLPSAVEAEAMIEGSLYAQKTVPVRADASEDSPVLATVAKGKTLQVTGETRGGWTQVVHNDLPRWVATKLVDEEEPKLAPEEGTLSTAPCGIGSGVESGLQADTVRVYRAVCARFPQITSYGGLAGRGEHATGHSLDIMVGGQLGWDIAAFLQANRVELGVSYLIYEQRIWTVQRGGEGWRGMSDRGGATANHYDHVHVTTFGNAGSL, via the coding sequence ATGACCCAGACCTCCAAGCCCGGACGCCGGCGCAAGCCCGTGGTCCGCGACCCTTGGTACGTCCGTGCGCGCAAGCACACGGCGATCGCGACCGGTGTCGCCTCGCTCGGCGTCGCGGCGGTCGCCTCGCTCGGCACCTCCTCGGTGACCGTCGCGGATGCGACGCACGTGTCGCACACGACCTCCGAGTCCGCTCCCGCCGGTTCCGGTGACATCGTCACCGAGGCGCTCGACGGAGCCGCTCCCGTGCGCACGAGCCGCAGCAGCGCCGAACGCGCGCCGCTGCCCTCGGCCGTCGAGGCCGAGGCCATGATCGAGGGCTCGCTGTACGCCCAGAAGACCGTGCCGGTCCGTGCCGACGCCTCCGAGGACTCGCCCGTGCTGGCGACGGTCGCCAAGGGCAAGACGCTCCAGGTCACCGGCGAGACCCGCGGCGGGTGGACGCAGGTCGTCCACAACGATCTCCCGCGCTGGGTCGCCACGAAGCTCGTCGACGAGGAAGAGCCGAAGCTGGCCCCCGAGGAGGGCACGCTGTCGACCGCCCCGTGCGGCATCGGCTCCGGCGTCGAGTCCGGCCTGCAGGCCGACACGGTGCGCGTCTACCGCGCCGTCTGCGCCCGCTTCCCGCAGATCACCAGCTACGGCGGTCTGGCCGGCCGGGGCGAGCACGCCACCGGCCACTCGCTCGACATCATGGTCGGCGGCCAGCTCGGCTGGGACATCGCCGCCTTCTTGCAGGCGAACCGCGTCGAGCTGGGTGTCAGCTACCTCATCTACGAGCAGCGGATCTGGACCGTCCAGCGTGGCGGCGAGGGATGGCGCGGCATGAGTGATCGTGGCGGCGCCACCGCCAACCACTACGACCACGTCCACGTGACGACGTTCGGCAACGCCGGATCCCTGTGA
- a CDS encoding class I adenylate-forming enzyme family protein has protein sequence MSHDEGTVRATTAAELRDLASRVAAGLRGLGAGEGDRVVVSLPNGIELLAAVWACVATGRVPVPLDPRLTPHERGPIIEDVSPAVVLDSLVGFAALVGGEREELDPEPRCRPMHFTSGTTGRPKGVWSGFWDPADARSAVLEERDLWGFAATDVNLVLSPLYHSAPLRFALGTALAGGAVAVLPAFTPEGFCEAVERLRPTTMFCVPAHLQRLLAHLQEAPTPDLSSFRLVAHAGAPCPEPIRRGAHELFGTDVVWEFYGSTEGQFTACSAQEWIDHPGTVGRARPGRVITVDAEDELWCAVPPWGRFSYWNYPGRTAQAWRDTPDGPAFTVGDLGRVDDAGYVYLDSRRTDLIISGGVNVYPAEVEAALVEVPGVVEVAVFGRPDERWGQRVAAAYVGDASESELRDAAAQRLAPPKRPKEYEQVSALPRTATGKVRRTEL, from the coding sequence ATGTCACACGATGAGGGCACCGTGCGGGCCACCACGGCCGCCGAGCTGCGCGACCTGGCGTCCCGCGTGGCCGCCGGTCTGCGCGGCCTCGGGGCCGGCGAGGGCGACCGTGTCGTGGTCAGCCTCCCGAACGGCATCGAGCTGCTGGCGGCGGTGTGGGCGTGCGTCGCGACGGGCCGCGTGCCCGTGCCCCTCGACCCCCGCCTGACGCCCCACGAGCGCGGTCCGATCATCGAGGACGTCTCCCCCGCCGTCGTCCTGGACTCCCTCGTCGGCTTCGCCGCTCTGGTCGGCGGCGAGCGCGAGGAGCTCGACCCGGAGCCGCGCTGCCGACCGATGCACTTCACCTCCGGGACCACCGGGCGGCCGAAGGGCGTGTGGTCCGGATTCTGGGACCCGGCCGACGCCCGGTCCGCCGTCCTGGAGGAGCGCGACCTGTGGGGGTTCGCCGCGACGGACGTGAACCTCGTGCTCTCGCCGCTGTACCACTCCGCTCCCCTGCGCTTCGCGCTCGGGACGGCGCTGGCCGGTGGCGCCGTCGCGGTCCTGCCGGCCTTCACGCCCGAAGGATTCTGCGAGGCCGTCGAGCGGCTGCGCCCCACCACGATGTTCTGCGTGCCGGCCCATCTGCAGCGGCTGCTGGCGCACCTGCAGGAGGCTCCGACGCCGGACCTCTCGAGCTTCCGCCTCGTGGCCCATGCCGGCGCGCCGTGCCCCGAGCCCATCCGGCGCGGCGCCCACGAGCTGTTCGGCACCGACGTCGTGTGGGAGTTCTACGGCTCGACCGAGGGCCAGTTCACGGCGTGCTCGGCCCAGGAGTGGATCGACCACCCCGGAACGGTCGGGCGGGCCCGACCGGGCCGCGTCATCACGGTCGACGCCGAGGACGAGCTGTGGTGCGCGGTGCCGCCGTGGGGGCGCTTCTCCTACTGGAACTACCCCGGGCGGACGGCGCAGGCCTGGCGCGACACCCCTGACGGGCCGGCCTTCACGGTGGGTGACCTCGGCCGTGTGGACGATGCCGGCTACGTGTACCTCGACTCCCGCCGCACCGACCTGATCATCAGCGGTGGCGTCAACGTCTATCCGGCCGAGGTCGAGGCGGCCCTGGTCGAGGTGCCGGGCGTCGTCGAGGTCGCCGTGTTCGGGCGACCCGACGAGCGCTGGGGCCAACGGGTGGCCGCGGCGTACGTCGGCGACGCCAGCGAGAGCGAGCTGCGCGACGCCGCGGCCCAGCGCCTCGCTCCGCCCAAACGGCCGAAGGAGTACGAGCAGGTCTCGGCGCTGCCCCGAACCGCGACCGGCAAGGTGCGCCGCACCGAGCTGTGA
- a CDS encoding helix-turn-helix domain-containing protein: MTKIAMIVSDRAEPFGMGVLAEVWGDQYHPDDDTPVFDFVACTPEPGVVRGASGFDFVIGSGLDAAADADLVALAAKRDYRAEDPRVSEVLRAAHARGATIMASCTATFQVGHAGLLDGRRCTTHWRYGAELAADFPEAEVDTDVLYVEDGPIVTGAGSAAGIDANLHLMRRWYGARVSATTARRIVVPPHRDGGQAQFVRAPMPVVEAETLAPVLAWAEEHLAEPLTVATLARRAHMSERTFARRFRDETGTTPWQWLLGRRVAMAEELLETSTLAIEQIAQRVGFGNAATLRHHFGAVRGTSPQAYRRSFTCVESA; this comes from the coding sequence ATGACGAAGATCGCGATGATCGTGTCCGACCGGGCCGAGCCGTTCGGGATGGGTGTCCTCGCCGAGGTCTGGGGCGACCAGTACCACCCCGATGACGACACCCCGGTCTTCGACTTCGTCGCCTGCACTCCCGAGCCCGGCGTGGTCCGGGGCGCCAGCGGCTTCGACTTCGTCATCGGGAGCGGGCTGGACGCGGCGGCCGATGCCGACCTCGTGGCGCTGGCGGCCAAGCGCGACTACCGCGCCGAGGACCCGCGGGTCAGCGAGGTCCTGCGCGCGGCCCACGCGCGTGGCGCGACCATCATGGCCTCGTGCACGGCCACCTTCCAGGTCGGCCACGCCGGCCTGCTCGACGGGCGGCGGTGCACCACGCACTGGCGCTACGGCGCCGAGTTGGCCGCCGACTTCCCCGAGGCCGAGGTCGACACCGATGTGCTCTACGTCGAGGACGGCCCCATCGTCACCGGCGCCGGATCGGCGGCCGGGATCGACGCGAACCTGCACCTGATGCGGCGGTGGTACGGCGCTCGGGTGTCGGCCACGACGGCCCGCCGGATCGTCGTCCCGCCGCATCGCGACGGGGGACAGGCGCAGTTCGTGCGGGCGCCGATGCCGGTCGTCGAGGCCGAGACCCTCGCGCCGGTGCTGGCCTGGGCCGAGGAGCACCTCGCCGAGCCGCTGACGGTGGCCACCCTCGCCCGCCGGGCGCACATGTCCGAGCGCACGTTCGCGCGCCGCTTCCGCGACGAGACCGGCACGACCCCGTGGCAGTGGCTGCTGGGGCGCCGGGTCGCGATGGCCGAGGAGCTGCTCGAGACCTCCACCCTCGCGATCGAGCAGATCGCCCAGCGGGTGGGGTTCGGGAACGCGGCGACGCTGCGGCACCACTTCGGGGCGGTGCGCGGCACCAGTCCGCAGGCCTACCGTCGGTCGTTCACCTGCGTCGAGTCCGCCTGA
- the rpsA gene encoding 30S ribosomal protein S1, translating to MTSGLATPSAAPQVAVNDIGSEEDFLAAIDKTIKYFNDGDIVDGTIVKVDRDEVLLDIGYKTEGVIPSRELSIKHDVDPNEVVQVGDLVEALVLQKEDKEGRLILSKKRAQYERAWGDIEKIKEEDGVVEGTVIEVVKGGLIMDIGLRGFLPASLVEMRRVRDLDPYIGQKLEAKIIELDKNRNNVVLSRRAWLEQTQSAVRQNFLNELKKGQVRKGVISSIVNFGAFVDLGGVDGLVHVSELSWKHIDHPNEVVQVGDEVTVEVLEVDLERERVSLSLKATQEDPWQHFARTHQIGQIVPGKVTKLVPFGAFVRVEEGIEGLVHISELAERHVEIPEQVVQIGDQVMVKIIDIDLERRRISLSLKQANETEVATDDSFDPTLYGMASSYDEQGNYIYPDGFDPETGEWQEGFEEARATWERQYAEAHERWEAHKKQVAEAEKANLEAGEVGEYTSAPAEQEQTGGSLASDEALQALREKLTGGE from the coding sequence ATGACTTCTGGCCTCGCAACTCCTTCTGCGGCCCCGCAGGTTGCGGTCAACGACATCGGCAGCGAAGAAGACTTCCTCGCCGCGATCGACAAGACCATCAAGTACTTCAACGACGGCGACATCGTCGACGGCACCATCGTCAAGGTGGACCGCGACGAGGTCCTGCTCGACATCGGCTACAAGACCGAGGGCGTCATCCCCTCGCGTGAGCTGTCCATCAAGCACGACGTCGATCCGAACGAGGTCGTCCAGGTGGGCGACTTGGTCGAGGCCCTCGTCCTCCAGAAGGAGGACAAGGAAGGCCGTCTGATCCTGAGCAAGAAGCGTGCTCAGTACGAGCGCGCCTGGGGCGACATCGAGAAGATCAAGGAAGAGGACGGCGTCGTCGAGGGCACCGTCATCGAGGTCGTCAAGGGCGGCCTGATCATGGACATCGGCCTGCGTGGCTTCCTGCCCGCGTCGCTGGTCGAGATGCGCCGCGTGCGCGACCTGGACCCGTACATCGGCCAGAAGCTCGAGGCGAAGATCATCGAGCTCGACAAGAACCGCAACAACGTGGTCCTGTCGCGCCGTGCCTGGCTCGAGCAGACGCAGTCCGCCGTGCGCCAGAACTTCCTCAACGAGCTCAAGAAGGGCCAGGTCCGCAAGGGCGTCATCAGCTCGATCGTCAACTTCGGCGCCTTCGTCGATCTCGGCGGCGTCGACGGCCTGGTGCACGTCTCGGAGCTGTCCTGGAAGCACATCGACCACCCGAACGAGGTCGTTCAGGTCGGCGACGAGGTCACCGTCGAGGTGCTCGAGGTCGACCTGGAGCGCGAGCGCGTGTCGCTGTCGCTCAAGGCGACCCAGGAGGATCCGTGGCAGCACTTCGCCCGGACCCACCAGATCGGTCAGATCGTCCCGGGCAAGGTCACCAAGCTCGTCCCGTTCGGTGCGTTCGTTCGCGTCGAGGAGGGCATCGAGGGCCTGGTGCACATCTCCGAGCTCGCCGAGCGTCACGTCGAGATCCCCGAGCAGGTCGTCCAGATCGGCGACCAGGTCATGGTCAAGATCATCGACATCGACCTCGAGCGTCGTCGCATCTCGCTGTCGCTGAAGCAGGCCAACGAGACCGAGGTCGCCACCGACGACAGCTTCGATCCGACGCTGTACGGCATGGCCTCGTCCTACGACGAGCAGGGCAACTACATCTACCCGGACGGGTTCGATCCCGAGACGGGCGAATGGCAGGAGGGCTTCGAAGAGGCCCGCGCCACGTGGGAGCGTCAGTACGCCGAGGCGCACGAGCGCTGGGAAGCCCACAAGAAGCAGGTCGCCGAGGCCGAGAAGGCCAACCTCGAGGCTGGCGAGGTGGGCGAGTACACGTCCGCTCCGGCCGAGCAGGAGCAGACCGGCGGTTCGCTGGCTTCCGACGAGGCGCTGCAGGCGCTGCGTGAGAAGCTGACCGGCGGCGAGTGA